The DNA segment GCGCACTCGCGTTCTTCGCCTCCGCCGGATCGATGGACGTCACGCTGTGGCCGATGGCCGGGCCGTTGATCTTCATGAACACGATGCCTAGTCGGCTCGCGATGTATTCCATCAACGTCGTCTTGCCGTAACCGGGCGGCGAGATGAGCAGCAGCATGCCCATGCGATCCGTGCGCGTGTTCGCACCCGCCACGCCCATCTGCTTCGCGAGATTGTCGCCGATGAGCGGCAGATAGACGGAATCGATGAGCTTGTTCCGCACGAAGGACGTAAGCACCTTTGGCTGAAATTCCTCCAGCCGCATGTCCTCGCGCTTCGCCTCGACGAGCTTCGCCTTCAACGCGTGGAAATGTTGGAAACGCGGTACTGTCACGCGTTCATGCTGCTGCAGCTTCGACATGAACGCGTTGTAATTCAGCGCGTAACCCTCCGGCGTGATGGCCGCATGCGCCCCCGCCAGTTTCGGGATGTGCGCATTCACCGAGACATCGATGACCGAGCGCAGCTCGAACGTGCCGCGCAGCACGATGGACGCCGCCTCGTTCCGATACTCCGCATTCGGCTTCGGCTCCGCCACGCTCAGGTAGCCATCCACCCACTCGCACACGAGCTGGAACGCACTGCGCGTGTCCTCGCTCACCGACTTCAACGCCGCCTCGAACTTCTGCGCGAAATGCTTCTGCCGCAAGAATGCCTGAAAGCCCTGATAGATCGTGGACGCCTCGATGCTCGTGACGAAGTGCTCATTCGTCGTGAGATCGTGGAAAAGATATTCGCCTGCCTGCTCCGCCAGATTCGCCGGGAACAAGCCGCTCGTCTCACTGAACTGACGGATGAGCCCTTGCAGCTCCGCGATATACGTGTCCGGCTGCTCGCGACCGGGGAACAGTGTATTACGTAGGCGGAAACCCGCCAGCTTCGCCGTGAGCAACGGATTTTTCGGCGACTGATCCCGCCAGAAGACTGTCGCACAGGCCCGCGCATGCGTGTGGTAGCGCAGCAGTCCGATGCTGGAGTGCATCCGCGCCAGCTCGCGCAGCAAGAGCGCGGCATCGTTATCATGGATGCCCTTCACATAGCCCTCCGCATAACGCGGCGCCATGAACTCCTGCACATGCGCAAACTGCTCCTCCGCACTGAGCTTCAGGAAACTCTCGACGCTCTGGCCATGCGACTTCGCCTCCAGCGCCTTCAGCAATTCATACGCGAGGTATTCGCCGCGATACACCGTAGGGCTTTCGGAGACGATCTCCTGTTCCCACGCATCGCGCGTGCCGAGAAACTCCGCATCCGTCACCTTCTCGAAGAAATTTGTACCCGTGAGGTGATAGAACATCGCATCATCCCGCTGCACGACGGTGAGTTCCAGCGGCTGCGTGTTGACGTTGAACTTGTGCTTGCCGAACTGGATTATGTTCTTGCCATCGACGTACAGGTCCTGCTTGTCCTTGAGCTGGCGGACGGCGTCCTCGCGGATGGTCTTGAGGCGGCTCTGGATGTCGCCGGACTTCACCGTATCCTCCAGCTCCGTGAGCTGGCGCACGATGTCGCGCACCTTGTCCACCATCAGGTCGGAGGCGAAGTAGCCGTTGATGTCGTTGATCGACTTCATCGCCTCCACGCGATGCTTGATGCCCTTCAAGATGCGGTCCGCCGAGGACATCAACGAACCCGCACGCTTGTTCCGCGCTTCGACCAGCGCGAGCTTGCGATTCTCAAACGCCGAATAAAGCTCATCGCGTTTCTCCGTGATCTGTGACTGGAACTCCTCGAAATCGGCGAAGCGGCCTTCCAGCTCCTCCACCTGCACCATGATCTTGGTGAGGTATTCGTCGCAACGCGCCGGCGTGTCGCAGATCTCCAGGTAATTCACCACGCTCTGGTCCAGCAACCGCATCTGCGAGGCGAACTGCGCGGTGCCCTCCACCGCCTGCAATTCCGAGCGGCGCTTCTTCAGCGCCACCTTGATCTGGTTCAGCGGCGCGTAGATGGCCGAGATGCCGTCGATGATCTGCGTGGTCTGCGTTGCGTCATCGATCTTCAGATTGCTGACGATCTCGATGAGCATTTCCAACTCACGTCCCGTCGCCGCGATCTGTTCCTCCAACACCTTCGCATCCGCCACCTTCGTGAGCTGCCCCACGCCTTCCTCATGCCCCTTCACCTTCGCCCGATACGGATCGAGCGATTCTTTCTTCAAGAGGAACTCAACACAACGCGCCGACAACTTCTCCGTATGCTCCGAGATCTGCTTCTCCAACGTCTCGACCAGCACCTTATCGAGATAGCGCAGTTCCTTCAGCGAGATCGTCTCACCACGCAACCCGCGCAACCGCGCGAGCTTGTCCACGAACTCCCCGATCTCTTGAAATAATCCCGCCTCCACCTCACTGATCAGCGCCGTCGCCGCCGTGGAAACCCGCTCAACCTCATTCTTCGTGTTGCGCTTGATGCGGACGACCTTCTCATATTCATCGATCGCGCCTGCAGCCGCATCCTTCACCGCTGCGAGCGTGGTTTTCAGGTCGAAGGCTTCCGCGTGATCCAGCCAGAAATAGGTATCGAGCAGGTCATTGACCGTCTTCACCATGTCCACGTAGAGGCCCGCGTAGCTGTCCTCTTTGTTCAGCAGCGTGAGCACTTCATGACACTCGGACATGCAGCGCACGATGGCCGGGTTGCCGAGCTTGAAGAGGTAACTGTCCTTTCGCTCCGGCACGGGCAGGTTGCTGTCCAGATACGGCGTCTGCCACACTTGGATGACGTGATGCTTCTGCGGTTCCTCGCTCGCCTTGAACAGGATCAGCTCACCGTTCTCGAACGTCGTGAAACCATTGCAAACAATGGGTGCTTCGACCTTCTGTTCGATGAGGTTATACGGCATCAACATGTAGATGCCGTCCTGCCGGTTGTAGAATGTATGCAGCACGTCCTCGCCGTTCGGTGCTTTGATACGCCGCTCGAACAACATCTTCGAGAGGGACGACGGGAACTGCTTGAACTCGCCGAGCTGCAGATAATAACCGTTCGAGAAAATGATGCCCTGATCATCCGGCAGCAGCACGCACGAGTCCTCGATGGCATCAATGCGCCGCACTTCCTTCAGCTTATCATTGAAGACGAGGTAACGGAACTTCTCCTCCTGATACGGCCGGATCTTCAGCAGGATGAGATTGCCGACGATGGCGTAGAAAATCTCCGCATCATCGAGCGTCTGGTCCTTGTGCTCGACTGGCTCGGTGTAGATGCCTTTGCCGACGTTCGTGTTGTCCTCGATCTTGATATCGAGATCACCACCGACCGTCTCCACGAACACGCGGTCCTCGATGGAGATGTGCGGGTGCTTGCCCTTGCGATGCTGATCCCGATGCGCGCGCTTCCACTCGAACTCATGCTGCGATGGATACTTGACCTCATGATCGAAGCGGTTGCCCACATACATGAGCACGCCGTCTTTCAGCGTCCACTTGAACGCCTTGAAATCCTCCACGCCCGCGCCGACCCGGAACTTCATGTAGAGGTTCGGGCCGATTGTCATGAACTTCGTGAAGATCGTGTTCTTGTAGTACTTGTAGAGCCCTTTGAAATCCGCCTCGAACTGCTCGTTATTGATCAGGTCCAGCGGCAGCGCGGCGAAGGTGCGGTCTTCCTTGAACTCATAGATGCCGAACACATCGGCCAGTTTCGTCTCCGATTTCAGGCCGAAGAAAACATTGTAGCCGAAGAGGAATTTATTCTTCCCGAGGCAGACGATGTCGCGCGGGACGCAATTGTTCTCCGTGGTGACCCGCTCAGTCGCAATGAGCGAGGTGGTGATGGAGCCGAAGACGTCCTTACGCGCGGTGTTGAGCTTGTCGAGACGCGTGCGGAGCTCCGCCGCCTGTGTGTTCAGACGCTTGCGGATGATCTCATACGTGCCGCCCTCCAGGACGACCTCGTCGGCCTTGGTCGGTTTCTGCGGCGCTGCCGGTGCTTCAGCCATGGTAAATTACGAAAGAGATTTCGATTCGATGCGCGAACGGCGAGCGCTCGCTAACCTGGTAGGGCGAGACTCCGTCGAGCCCTTGCCAGACCTGAGCGTAGGCGCAAACCCTATGCGGTGCTCGGGCAATGCAGAAAACATTCGAAGCTCCCATGCATTGCCAGAGTTACTTTTCTGGTCGATGAATATCCCGAGATCTAGTTTGGGCTCGACGGAGTCTCGCCCTACCAGTTCAGGGTTGATTCGGTGGACGCTCATGGTGTGTTGATCACTCACACGGGTTAAGCGGGACAGGCATGGCGCCTGTCCCACTACGTTGCGAGAGCTTACACCGTTTTCATCGCGGCGACTTTCGCCACCTTCTCATCCTGCACGCCGAAGCGTTTGGCAGCGTTGAGCAGGCGTTCGAGCGCGCCCTTGGTCTCGGTGTTATCAGACAGCGAGATCATCTGCGCGAGTGCGGCGGAGACCGTGAGGTTTTTCAAATCCTCGGAGGTCAGGCCGAACTGCGAGGTGAAGCCCTTGAACTGCTCGCGGAAGTATTCCGGGTCGCTGTTGAAGAACGTGTCGCGCACGGT comes from the Verrucomicrobiia bacterium genome and includes:
- a CDS encoding DNA repair ATPase gives rise to the protein MAEAPAAPQKPTKADEVVLEGGTYEIIRKRLNTQAAELRTRLDKLNTARKDVFGSITTSLIATERVTTENNCVPRDIVCLGKNKFLFGYNVFFGLKSETKLADVFGIYEFKEDRTFAALPLDLINNEQFEADFKGLYKYYKNTIFTKFMTIGPNLYMKFRVGAGVEDFKAFKWTLKDGVLMYVGNRFDHEVKYPSQHEFEWKRAHRDQHRKGKHPHISIEDRVFVETVGGDLDIKIEDNTNVGKGIYTEPVEHKDQTLDDAEIFYAIVGNLILLKIRPYQEEKFRYLVFNDKLKEVRRIDAIEDSCVLLPDDQGIIFSNGYYLQLGEFKQFPSSLSKMLFERRIKAPNGEDVLHTFYNRQDGIYMLMPYNLIEQKVEAPIVCNGFTTFENGELILFKASEEPQKHHVIQVWQTPYLDSNLPVPERKDSYLFKLGNPAIVRCMSECHEVLTLLNKEDSYAGLYVDMVKTVNDLLDTYFWLDHAEAFDLKTTLAAVKDAAAGAIDEYEKVVRIKRNTKNEVERVSTAATALISEVEAGLFQEIGEFVDKLARLRGLRGETISLKELRYLDKVLVETLEKQISEHTEKLSARCVEFLLKKESLDPYRAKVKGHEEGVGQLTKVADAKVLEEQIAATGRELEMLIEIVSNLKIDDATQTTQIIDGISAIYAPLNQIKVALKKRRSELQAVEGTAQFASQMRLLDQSVVNYLEICDTPARCDEYLTKIMVQVEELEGRFADFEEFQSQITEKRDELYSAFENRKLALVEARNKRAGSLMSSADRILKGIKHRVEAMKSINDINGYFASDLMVDKVRDIVRQLTELEDTVKSGDIQSRLKTIREDAVRQLKDKQDLYVDGKNIIQFGKHKFNVNTQPLELTVVQRDDAMFYHLTGTNFFEKVTDAEFLGTRDAWEQEIVSESPTVYRGEYLAYELLKALEAKSHGQSVESFLKLSAEEQFAHVQEFMAPRYAEGYVKGIHDNDAALLLRELARMHSSIGLLRYHTHARACATVFWRDQSPKNPLLTAKLAGFRLRNTLFPGREQPDTYIAELQGLIRQFSETSGLFPANLAEQAGEYLFHDLTTNEHFVTSIEASTIYQGFQAFLRQKHFAQKFEAALKSVSEDTRSAFQLVCEWVDGYLSVAEPKPNAEYRNEAASIVLRGTFELRSVIDVSVNAHIPKLAGAHAAITPEGYALNYNAFMSKLQQHERVTVPRFQHFHALKAKLVEAKREDMRLEEFQPKVLTSFVRNKLIDSVYLPLIGDNLAKQMGVAGANTRTDRMGMLLLISPPGYGKTTLMEYIASRLGIVFMKINGPAIGHSVTSIDPAEAKNASAREELEKLNLALEMGDNVMLYLDDIQHCNPELLQKFISLCDGQRRIEGVYQGKAKTYDLRGKRVAVVMAGNPYTESGDKFKIPDMLANRADTYNLGDIIGGSEDAFKLSYLENALTSNRVLNQLASRSQKDVYAIAKIADTDSREGVTFEGNYSVEEINEMVNVMRKLIRIRDIVLRVNVEYIASAAQAEAFRTEPPFKLQGSYRNMNRLAEKVLPIMNDGEIWTLIQDHYRNEAQTLTTGAEANLLKFAEIQKVITPEQLARWDEIKRTFKRNQLFSGTSESDPVSRVVVQLSTFSEGLESIKAVLAQGIEAQRLAKPSNDTEKLVSSIVAQLNAFGQNLEGIKGVLAEGVKSAESADKKAAKTSPVLEQVSKQVNQFNDTLTSIQGAIAEHLKHQREVKTLRLIDPAQPSDFQVTNISSDTLKKIWEIIEAEKKWKEQGNKTSGEKKEQGE